ACGCCAACCTCATCGGCCTTGCCTTGCAGTTACCTGTAAGGGTGCTGCGTTTTTCCAGCCGGCAGACGGCGGTGGAGGCACTCAAACGCGGCGACATCGACCTGCTCGGCAGTGCCAATGGCTATGAAGCCACAACAACCGGCCTGGCACTGTCGCACCCCTATGCCATTGACCAGCCGGTGCTTGTCACCCGTGAAGACGAACGCCGGCCTCTGGACATGGGCCTGGAGAACATGCGGCTGGGCATGCTCTACCATTACCTGCCAAAACAGGAGGTCGCCATTGTCTACCCCAAGGCCCAACTGCTGACCTTCCGTTCCTCTTCCCAAGCCTTGAACGCCGTTGCGTTTGGCCAGGCCGACGTGTTCATCGGCGATACCATCTCCACCCACTACCAGCTCAATCGCGGCCACCTGCCTGGCCTGCGCATTGCCAATTTCAGCAAGCACGAAGCCATTGGGTTCAGTTTCGCCCTGCGCCAGGAGGACACGCAGCTCATGGCGCTGGTGAACGCTATCCTCGACAACCAGCCCGCAGCGCTGCGCACCAGTATTTTCAAGCGCTGGAGTGCAGGCAGCGACCTGCTTCTGACCGACCGCAAGCTGCAACTGACGGACGCTGAGGAATTTTGGTTACAACACCACCCGGTCATGCGCGTGGCCATCGACGATACCGCTGCCCCTGTGTCCTTTTTCGATGGTTCGGGCTATTTCAGGGGTATCACCGCTGACTTGCTGGAGCTCATCCGCCTGCGTACCGGCCTGCGTTTCGAGGTGCAACGCGCCAGCGGCATCGCCGACATGATCGCCCGCCTCAAAGACGGCCGGGCCGATGTGATTGCGGCGCTCACCACCGAGGGTATGGCCGAGCAGGCCCTGCAAATCAGCCGCCCGTACCTTGAGAGTGCCTATGTGTTGGTCAGCCGAGCGGATAAAGGGCAATTCGCCTCCCTGGAACAACTGAAAGACCGACGCATCGCAGTTACCCGATACAGCGCGATGGACGACATGCTCGCCACGCGCTATCCGCACATTGGCTGGATCGAGACCGAGAGCTCTTTCTACTCCATGACACTCCTCAGAAGCGGTGCCGTCGATGCCGTGATCACCACCTTGATCGACGCCAACCATGCGGTGGCAGCCCACCCCGACCTGGTCATACGCACCACGGTCGGCAGCGAGCCCGCCAGCTACGCCATGGCAGCCGCCGGCCAGTCGCAGACGCTCGTGTCGATCCTCGACAAGGCGCTGTTGAGCATTTCGCCCGAAGAACTGGGGGTGATCAATAACCGATGGCGTGGCTACGGCGTGCATGACGACAGCACTTGGCAAAACTTTCGCCGGCTTGCCTGGCAGGTGCTGCTAGGTACGGGGGCGCTGCTGCTGCTGGCACTGATCTGGAATGCCCGCCTGCGCCTGCAGATCAGGCAGCGGCAAAGCGCCGAACGGGCCTTGGGCGACCAATTGGCGTTCATGCGCGCGCTGCTCAACGGTACACCTCACCCGATGTATGTGCGTGATCGCGAGGGTTGCCTGCAAAGCTGCAACGACAGTTATCTGGAATCCGTACAGGCCTGTCACGATGAGGTCATGGGCAAGCGCCTGGAAGAAAGCCTGTTCGCTGACGGTGAGCATACCCGGCAAATCCAGGCCGATTACTTGAAGGTCATGGCGGCAGGAACCCCGTTGATCATCGATCGACCGCTGCGGGTCAAAGGCCGGGAAATGACCATCTACCACTGGATACTGCCGTACCGCGACTCGCTAGGCGAGGTACAAGGCATCATCGGCGGCTGGATCGATATCAGCGAGCGCCGCCAACTGGTCCTGCAGCTGCGTCAGGCCAAGCAGCAAGCCGAGGATGCGAACCGTGCCAAGAGCACATTCCTGGCGACCATCAGCCATGAAATCCGCACCCCGATGAACGCAATGACCAGTGTTTTTAGTAGAAAATGGTAGCATCCAGTATCCTTGAAGGGTTGAGAGCATCCATGACCAGCGCAAACCCCTTGCCCAGAGCCTTTGCGGAGGTGTTCCAGGGCGACGAAACCATCAACGTATATAGCTACATCCGTTTTTCATCCAAGGCCCAAAAGCTGGGGTTTGGCGAGATGCGGCAGCTTGACCAGCTCAAACGGTTTTTTGACCAATACCCACAAGCTCGGCAGGTCGAGCACTACGAGGATTTGGGCGTTTCTGCCTTCAAGGGCAAGAATCTGAAATCCGGCCAGTTGGCCCGGTTCGTGGAGCGGATCAAGGCCAAAGAGATCCTACCCAACGCCTTGCTGCTGGTCGAATCCTTCGACCGAATCAGCCGGATGGGTGGTTATGACGCCCTTGAACTAATAATCTCAATCATCCAAGCCGATTGTGCAATTTACACCCTGTTTGATAACCGCCTCTACTCTCGCCGGAAGCGAGATAGCAGCGTTGACATAAGCCTGATTCAGAACATTCTGGAAAGGGCAAACGATGAAAGCCGTAACAAGTCAGAGCGTATCTCAGACGCCAAAGCCCGAAACTTATTGAAGGGTGAAAACGGCCAGATAATCACGAAGCGGTGTCCCTTCTGGATTAGCTATGTTGATGGCGAATTTGTGTTGAACGAGCACGCAGAGGCCGTCAAGCGAGCGACAGAACTTTGTTTTGAAATGGGTGCAAGAACTACCGCTCAAGAACTTAACAAGCTAAATTTTTCAAAAAAATACACCGAAAGCATGATAGGTAAGGTTCTTCGCCAACCTGCAATCTATGGCTCATTCATCGCTATGGAATGGGACGATTTAGGAAAGCCAGTTCAGATTAAAAAAGAGATTAAAAATTACTATCCCGCCGTAATCAGTGAATCAGACTTCCATAGGATTGGTGCAAAGCTAAGTCAGCGTCAAGATCCAAAACTTGCAGGGCGGAAGGCTGCTGAATTTAAAAATATCCTTCGGGGCTTGGTCTTTTGCGCTTGTGGTTCAGGTTTTCGTTATCACGCACAAAAAAGTCAATATGTTGATTTGGTATGTTCCGCCTCATTAGCTGGACGCTGTTCCTATGCCGAGCCGGGGAAAGGCGTCCGATACCGTTATGCCAGGGTTGAGGAGATATTTCTTGCCTATCAGGCCCTAATCCCATTCCATCAGATAATAGCCAAATCCAACGACATTAAAGCCCTCGAAAAAGAGCATGAAGAATTAACAGGGCTCGTCATTCAAAAAGGACAAGCGTTAGAAAGTAATTTTGCCATTCTTGAAAAAGCTTCGGAAACCGCCCAAAAATACGTTTTGAGCAGGATTGAGGAAGTCAGTGAAGAGTTAGATCAACTCAAAGCTAAACAACATGAAGTCGGCCTTAGAATCAGCTCAATGCACCTTGCAACCAAGTCAGCAATTAGCGTGATGGACATTTACAAGCTGCTATTGACTGAAAGCGGCCGAATTAAAATTAACAATTTTCTCGTTAGTCAAGCCGTTAGGGTTTCAATTACCCCAATAAAGAAAAAATATTTCGCTATAGATATTCATCTTTCAGGAAATCATATCGACCGAATTAGTGTCACCCCTGACGGATACACTGCCGAAAATAAAACTCGACTCTGAACCGCTATCAGCCCTAAAACGCACCCAATCAGAGATTGGGCACCTTTTAGGGCTTTGATAAAAATCAATCATGCGCAAAGTTCATTGCCTTGCCTCGAGCAGCTTGTGATTTTACTTTCTCTGTAAGTTCATTTATTGGCAATGCCTTGCTAAATAACCATCCTTGAACAAGTGCGTCAGGGCAAAAATCCAGAATTGCCTTTTTTTGTGTTTCCGTTTCTACACCTTCAAAAACAATTTGAGTATCCAAGGCTTTTGCTATTTCGTAAATTTTTTGCAGAACTATTGCTGCCGGAGAGTTTGTTCCAGCAGCTTGCGTGAACGATTTATCAATTTTTATAACGTCAACATTGAGTTTTGCCAAATAAGAAAGACTTGAATAGCCCGAGCCAAAATCATCAATTAATACCTTATGGCCACACAGTCGAAGATGTTCAATTTTTTCTTCAATTTTACTAATTTCACCCGTTGCACCTTCAAGGATTTCAATTGCAATCTGACTTGCTAATACTCCGTGGGTTTTAGCTGTATCTGAGATATGCCTAACAAGATCACCACCTAAAAGGTCTTTGGTTTCAATATTAAAGCTCAAATATATATCAGGATTGCAAGCCAAGCCTTTCGAGCATTCTTCCAATGCTTTATTAACAATGAGTTTACTCAGATTTTCTTGCAGACCAAGATCCTCTGCCTTTTGGATAAAAACATTTGGAGGGACTGAGCCGAATTTCCTATCATGCCAACGTGCCAAAACCTCGAAACCGGAAACCTTGCCATTAATGCCATGAACAATCGGCTGATATGCAGTTGATATTAATCC
The sequence above is drawn from the Pseudomonas putida genome and encodes:
- a CDS encoding recombinase family protein, translating into MTSANPLPRAFAEVFQGDETINVYSYIRFSSKAQKLGFGEMRQLDQLKRFFDQYPQARQVEHYEDLGVSAFKGKNLKSGQLARFVERIKAKEILPNALLLVESFDRISRMGGYDALELIISIIQADCAIYTLFDNRLYSRRKRDSSVDISLIQNILERANDESRNKSERISDAKARNLLKGENGQIITKRCPFWISYVDGEFVLNEHAEAVKRATELCFEMGARTTAQELNKLNFSKKYTESMIGKVLRQPAIYGSFIAMEWDDLGKPVQIKKEIKNYYPAVISESDFHRIGAKLSQRQDPKLAGRKAAEFKNILRGLVFCACGSGFRYHAQKSQYVDLVCSASLAGRCSYAEPGKGVRYRYARVEEIFLAYQALIPFHQIIAKSNDIKALEKEHEELTGLVIQKGQALESNFAILEKASETAQKYVLSRIEEVSEELDQLKAKQHEVGLRISSMHLATKSAISVMDIYKLLLTESGRIKINNFLVSQAVRVSITPIKKKYFAIDIHLSGNHIDRISVTPDGYTAENKTRL